A stretch of the Takifugu flavidus isolate HTHZ2018 chromosome 1, ASM371156v2, whole genome shotgun sequence genome encodes the following:
- the LOC130522418 gene encoding integrin alpha-X-like isoform X2, with protein MDCIIRTALLFSALKAALCFNIDPVAWKTLSNDAAGFGYHVVQRPKGLLVSAPLAQYSSTERGQIFTCSTSSCSALSVSLPDFAVNASFGLTMTTDSISGNTLACGPTIPKDCASLTMYNGVCLQFGQKNPVPSSLEDCRTQADIAFLLDGSGSVGSADFTTMKNFVKSLVSSFKGKDTKFAIVQFSSWPQIHFSFSDFDKSSLENNINSITQLNEGTNTASAIQYVVDNVFIARRGSRENVGKVLIIITDGESQQKKLLPAAVQAAENKKIVRFAIGVGRAFSNSGAIKELETIASSPSNNHMFKVDNFNALERIRNSLQEKIFSIEGSQTSGQSLEMEMSQVGFSAAYDSEGFLMGAVGANQWKGGFLKYRTTSKRMESVYPSDIDPDSYLGYSMAVAKTAGGSLPIVGAPRYQHIGTVIAVQTPKMYKKINPYPKQSGEYFGAVVCAMDVDGDAYTDLILISAPMYVEDDREGRVYACTLSGLDVKFKADVVLRGSASNLGRFGSSLAVLPDLNADGFNDLAVGAPLENNGQGSIYIFHGKGKGRISLTYSQRIVASEVRPGLKFFGMSISPSSLDLSNDGLPDLAVGSKGTIVLLRSKPIVMVKATVSFSPRLIPTQNSNCSVPLVNMATICFIMTSKFTEARARINFTFKLDSTRGELTNRAFLKDKQRIFSGTTNLRLQRQQCVDVTFYVEACPEDALNELTNELKFSFEGLPSFTNLRPSLPPQAQTTSIHPLNFEINCGNDDKCVDNLNLDFNFTRSLELKVGIDDLLNVTVSVENSEENSYNSHVLLTYPAGLSYRKLTVIQGRIECNSVDSEDELQRGKTDCTIDKPIFKSNSKVYFIVSYGIETNSQFDERIFITANATSQNEEHSGLSNLYSIKGIDVKYIIFVTLESSQSYSNFTFGNDDLQKPVLQKLVVTNDIRALTFTTVIRVPVQLGDRNIWADSTNLQIPDCHRDDDEEPVLTDFVTEIQKTKRVDCTVAKCGVFKCSKFMQGTESKTYSISANLSSGWIQQIGLKSAKFLLTSTASLDYDTKRYIIFSAGSNNNTSIRKIEAEVEVYPLPDFTQAIIGGSLGGLALLVLITTVLYKVGFFKSKYKQMLDDTAGEAGNPEAGD; from the exons ATGGACTGTATAATCAGGACTGCATTACTCTTCTCGG CACTAAAAGCTGCTCTCTGTTTTAATATTGATCCTGTCGCTTGGAAAACTTTGAGTAATGACGCGGCTGGTTTTGGATATCATGTGGTGCAGAGACCAAAAGG ACTGCTCGTCAGTGCCCCTCTTGCGCAATATAGCTCAACGGAAAGAGGGCAAATATTTACGTGCTCCACATCAAGCTGTAGTGCACTTTCAGTTTCAT TGCCAGACTTTGCAGTCAACGCATCCTTCGGATTGACAATGACAACTGATTCCATCTCAGGAAACACTCTG GCATGCGGTCCAACTATTCCAAAGGACTGTGCAAGCCTCACCATGTACAACGGCGTGTGCCTTCAGTTTGGTCAAAAGAATCCTGTGCCTTCTTCCCTTGAAG aTTGCCGCACCCAAGCAGACATTGCATTTCTTTTGGATGGTTCAGGCAGTGTGGGGTCTGCTGATTTTACCACAATGAAAAATTTTGTGAAAAGCCTGGTCAGTTCTTTCAAAGGAAAAGACACAAAg TTTGCCATTGTTCAATTCTCCAGCTGGCCCCAAATCCACTTTTCCTTCTCTGATTTTGACAAAAGTTCCTTGGAAAACAACATTAACAGCATTACACAATTGAATGAAGGGACAAACACAGCTTCTGCCATTCAATATGTTGT TGACAATGTGTTCATAGCAAGACGTGGTTCCAGGGAAAATGTGGGGAAGGTCTTGATAATTATTACAGATGGAGAATCTCAACAAAAAAAGCTTCTACCTGCTGCAGTACAGGCAgcggaaaataaaaaaatagttcGATTTGCTATTGGG GTTGGAAGAGCTTTTTCTAATTCCGGGGCAATAAAGGAACTGGAGACCATTGCATCGTCCCCCTCCAACAACCACATGTTTAAAGTGGATAACTTTAATGCACTTGAAAGAATCAGAAACAGTTTGCAGGAGAAAATCTTCTCTATTGAAG GATCTCAAACAAGTGGACAATCACTAGAAATGGAAATGTCGCAAGTGGGGTTCAGCGCTGCATATGACTCTGAG GGATTTCTGATGGGAGCTGTTGGTGCCAACCAGTGGAAGGGAGGATTCCTGAAGTACAGGACCACATCCAAGCGGATGGAATCAGTCTATCCTTCAGATATTGATCCTGATAGTTATCTGG GTTACTCCATGGCAGTGGCAAAAACAGCGGGCGGCTCTTTGCCAATAGTTGGTGCTCCGAGATATCAACACATTGGTACAGTGATAGCAGTCCAGACACCTAAAATGTACAAGAAGATCAACCCCTACCCTAAGCAA AGTGGTGAATATTTTGGGGCAGTGGTTTGCGCCATGGATGTGGATGGTGACGCCTACACTGACCTCATCCTCATATCTGCCCCTATGTATGTGGAAGATGACAGAGAGGGAAGAGTTTATGCTTGCACCTTGTCTGGTTTG GATGTTAAGTTTAAGGCTGACGTAGTATTGAGAGGTTCTGCGTCCAATTTGGGGAGGTTTGGGTCTTCTCTTGCTGTACTGCCCGATCTTAACGCAGATGGCTTCAACGACCTGGCTGTCGGAGCGCCTTTGGAGAATAACGGTCAAGGCAGCATCTACATATTTCATGGCAAAGGCAAAGGAAGAATCAGTCTGACTTACTCACAA AGAATTGTTGCCTCAGAAGTCAGGCCAGGACTGAAGTTCTTTGGCATGTCCATCAGTCCGTCATCACTTGACCTTAGCAATGATGGGCTGCCTGACTTAGCAGTGGGTTCAAAGGGCACCATCGTCTTACTCAG ATCCAAGCCAATAGTGATGGTCAAAGCTACGGTGTCATTCAGCCCCAGACTGATTCCAACTCAAAACTCAAACTGCTCAGTGCCGTTAGTGAACATGGCTACAATCTGCTTCATCATGACCTCCAAGTTCACCGAAG CTCGAGCAAGGATTAACTTTACTTTTAAGCTGGATTCCACACGCGGCGAGTTAACCAACCGAGCTTTCTTGAAAGACAAACAGAGAATTTTCTCCGGCACCACCAACCTCAGGCTTCAGCGACAACAGTGTGTTGATGTGACGTTCTATGTCGAG GCCTGTCCTGAAGATGCTTTAAATGAACTTACCAATGAGCTCAAATTCAGCTTTGAGGGTTTGCCGTCCTTCACAAATCTCAGGCCCAGCCTCCCTCCGCAGGCACAGACAACATCCATTCATCCT CTAAACTTTGAAATCAACTGTGGCAATGACGACAAATGTGTGGATAACCTGAACTTGGATTTCAATTTTACCAG ATCCCTGGAGCTCAAAGTGGGTATTGATGATCTGTTGAATGTTACCGTCTCAGTGGAAAACAGTGAAGAAAACTCCTACAACAGCCATGTTCTTCTCACATACCCAGCTGGACTCTCATATCGCAAGCTCACGGTTATACAG ggAAGAATTGAGTGCAACTCCGTTGACAGTGAGGATGAATTACAGCGAGGGAAGACAGATTGCACCATTGACAAACCTATTTTTAAGAGCAACTCCAAG GTTTATTTCATTGTTTCCTATGGCATTGAAACCAACAGTCAATTTGATGAAAGGATTTTTATCACTGCAAATGCAACGAG TCAGAATGAAGAGCACTCCGGATTAAGTAATCTCTACAGTATAAAAGGGATTGACGTCAAGTACATCATTTTTGTGACACTAGAAAG CTCCCAAAGCTACAGCAATTTCACTTTTGGAAATGATGATTTGCAGAAACCAGTCCTACAGAAACTTGTG GTTACAAATGACATTAGAGCTCTGACTTTCACTACAGTCATCAGGGTACCCGTGCAACTCGGTGACAGGAACATCTGGGCAGATTCAACCAATTTGCAG ATTCCAGACTGCcacagagatgatgatgaggagccTGTCCTCACAGATTTTGTCACTGAGattcagaaaacaaagagagtG GACTGCACTGTAGCCAAGTGTGGTGTGTTCAAATGCAGCAAGTTTATGCAAGGGACAGAGAGTAAAACGTACAGCATCTCTGCCAACCTTAGTTCTGGCTGGATACAGCAG ATTGGACTAAAATCTGCAAAATTCCTCTTGACCAGCACCGCCAGTCTGGACTATGACACTAAGCGGTACATTATCTTTTCTGCTGGGTCGAATAACAATACTTCCATTCGCAAG ATTGAAGCAGAGGTAGAGGTGTATCCTCTCCCAGACTTTACGCAAGCAATTATTGGAGGATCACTGGGAGGACTAGCTCTGCTGGTATTAATCACAACAGTCCTATATAAG GTTGGATTTTTTAAGAGTAAATACAAACAAATGCTTGATGACACTGCGGGAGAAGCAGGAAATCCTGAAGCAGGAGACTAA
- the LOC130522418 gene encoding integrin alpha-X-like isoform X1 yields the protein MDCIIRTALLFSALKAALCFNIDPVAWKTLSNDAAGFGYHVVQRPKGRLLVSAPLAQYSSTERGQIFTCSTSSCSALSVSLPDFAVNASFGLTMTTDSISGNTLACGPTIPKDCASLTMYNGVCLQFGQKNPVPSSLEDCRTQADIAFLLDGSGSVGSADFTTMKNFVKSLVSSFKGKDTKFAIVQFSSWPQIHFSFSDFDKSSLENNINSITQLNEGTNTASAIQYVVDNVFIARRGSRENVGKVLIIITDGESQQKKLLPAAVQAAENKKIVRFAIGVGRAFSNSGAIKELETIASSPSNNHMFKVDNFNALERIRNSLQEKIFSIEGSQTSGQSLEMEMSQVGFSAAYDSEGFLMGAVGANQWKGGFLKYRTTSKRMESVYPSDIDPDSYLGYSMAVAKTAGGSLPIVGAPRYQHIGTVIAVQTPKMYKKINPYPKQSGEYFGAVVCAMDVDGDAYTDLILISAPMYVEDDREGRVYACTLSGLDVKFKADVVLRGSASNLGRFGSSLAVLPDLNADGFNDLAVGAPLENNGQGSIYIFHGKGKGRISLTYSQRIVASEVRPGLKFFGMSISPSSLDLSNDGLPDLAVGSKGTIVLLRSKPIVMVKATVSFSPRLIPTQNSNCSVPLVNMATICFIMTSKFTEARARINFTFKLDSTRGELTNRAFLKDKQRIFSGTTNLRLQRQQCVDVTFYVEACPEDALNELTNELKFSFEGLPSFTNLRPSLPPQAQTTSIHPLNFEINCGNDDKCVDNLNLDFNFTRSLELKVGIDDLLNVTVSVENSEENSYNSHVLLTYPAGLSYRKLTVIQGRIECNSVDSEDELQRGKTDCTIDKPIFKSNSKVYFIVSYGIETNSQFDERIFITANATSQNEEHSGLSNLYSIKGIDVKYIIFVTLESSQSYSNFTFGNDDLQKPVLQKLVVTNDIRALTFTTVIRVPVQLGDRNIWADSTNLQIPDCHRDDDEEPVLTDFVTEIQKTKRVDCTVAKCGVFKCSKFMQGTESKTYSISANLSSGWIQQIGLKSAKFLLTSTASLDYDTKRYIIFSAGSNNNTSIRKIEAEVEVYPLPDFTQAIIGGSLGGLALLVLITTVLYKVGFFKSKYKQMLDDTAGEAGNPEAGD from the exons ATGGACTGTATAATCAGGACTGCATTACTCTTCTCGG CACTAAAAGCTGCTCTCTGTTTTAATATTGATCCTGTCGCTTGGAAAACTTTGAGTAATGACGCGGCTGGTTTTGGATATCATGTGGTGCAGAGACCAAAAGG CAGACTGCTCGTCAGTGCCCCTCTTGCGCAATATAGCTCAACGGAAAGAGGGCAAATATTTACGTGCTCCACATCAAGCTGTAGTGCACTTTCAGTTTCAT TGCCAGACTTTGCAGTCAACGCATCCTTCGGATTGACAATGACAACTGATTCCATCTCAGGAAACACTCTG GCATGCGGTCCAACTATTCCAAAGGACTGTGCAAGCCTCACCATGTACAACGGCGTGTGCCTTCAGTTTGGTCAAAAGAATCCTGTGCCTTCTTCCCTTGAAG aTTGCCGCACCCAAGCAGACATTGCATTTCTTTTGGATGGTTCAGGCAGTGTGGGGTCTGCTGATTTTACCACAATGAAAAATTTTGTGAAAAGCCTGGTCAGTTCTTTCAAAGGAAAAGACACAAAg TTTGCCATTGTTCAATTCTCCAGCTGGCCCCAAATCCACTTTTCCTTCTCTGATTTTGACAAAAGTTCCTTGGAAAACAACATTAACAGCATTACACAATTGAATGAAGGGACAAACACAGCTTCTGCCATTCAATATGTTGT TGACAATGTGTTCATAGCAAGACGTGGTTCCAGGGAAAATGTGGGGAAGGTCTTGATAATTATTACAGATGGAGAATCTCAACAAAAAAAGCTTCTACCTGCTGCAGTACAGGCAgcggaaaataaaaaaatagttcGATTTGCTATTGGG GTTGGAAGAGCTTTTTCTAATTCCGGGGCAATAAAGGAACTGGAGACCATTGCATCGTCCCCCTCCAACAACCACATGTTTAAAGTGGATAACTTTAATGCACTTGAAAGAATCAGAAACAGTTTGCAGGAGAAAATCTTCTCTATTGAAG GATCTCAAACAAGTGGACAATCACTAGAAATGGAAATGTCGCAAGTGGGGTTCAGCGCTGCATATGACTCTGAG GGATTTCTGATGGGAGCTGTTGGTGCCAACCAGTGGAAGGGAGGATTCCTGAAGTACAGGACCACATCCAAGCGGATGGAATCAGTCTATCCTTCAGATATTGATCCTGATAGTTATCTGG GTTACTCCATGGCAGTGGCAAAAACAGCGGGCGGCTCTTTGCCAATAGTTGGTGCTCCGAGATATCAACACATTGGTACAGTGATAGCAGTCCAGACACCTAAAATGTACAAGAAGATCAACCCCTACCCTAAGCAA AGTGGTGAATATTTTGGGGCAGTGGTTTGCGCCATGGATGTGGATGGTGACGCCTACACTGACCTCATCCTCATATCTGCCCCTATGTATGTGGAAGATGACAGAGAGGGAAGAGTTTATGCTTGCACCTTGTCTGGTTTG GATGTTAAGTTTAAGGCTGACGTAGTATTGAGAGGTTCTGCGTCCAATTTGGGGAGGTTTGGGTCTTCTCTTGCTGTACTGCCCGATCTTAACGCAGATGGCTTCAACGACCTGGCTGTCGGAGCGCCTTTGGAGAATAACGGTCAAGGCAGCATCTACATATTTCATGGCAAAGGCAAAGGAAGAATCAGTCTGACTTACTCACAA AGAATTGTTGCCTCAGAAGTCAGGCCAGGACTGAAGTTCTTTGGCATGTCCATCAGTCCGTCATCACTTGACCTTAGCAATGATGGGCTGCCTGACTTAGCAGTGGGTTCAAAGGGCACCATCGTCTTACTCAG ATCCAAGCCAATAGTGATGGTCAAAGCTACGGTGTCATTCAGCCCCAGACTGATTCCAACTCAAAACTCAAACTGCTCAGTGCCGTTAGTGAACATGGCTACAATCTGCTTCATCATGACCTCCAAGTTCACCGAAG CTCGAGCAAGGATTAACTTTACTTTTAAGCTGGATTCCACACGCGGCGAGTTAACCAACCGAGCTTTCTTGAAAGACAAACAGAGAATTTTCTCCGGCACCACCAACCTCAGGCTTCAGCGACAACAGTGTGTTGATGTGACGTTCTATGTCGAG GCCTGTCCTGAAGATGCTTTAAATGAACTTACCAATGAGCTCAAATTCAGCTTTGAGGGTTTGCCGTCCTTCACAAATCTCAGGCCCAGCCTCCCTCCGCAGGCACAGACAACATCCATTCATCCT CTAAACTTTGAAATCAACTGTGGCAATGACGACAAATGTGTGGATAACCTGAACTTGGATTTCAATTTTACCAG ATCCCTGGAGCTCAAAGTGGGTATTGATGATCTGTTGAATGTTACCGTCTCAGTGGAAAACAGTGAAGAAAACTCCTACAACAGCCATGTTCTTCTCACATACCCAGCTGGACTCTCATATCGCAAGCTCACGGTTATACAG ggAAGAATTGAGTGCAACTCCGTTGACAGTGAGGATGAATTACAGCGAGGGAAGACAGATTGCACCATTGACAAACCTATTTTTAAGAGCAACTCCAAG GTTTATTTCATTGTTTCCTATGGCATTGAAACCAACAGTCAATTTGATGAAAGGATTTTTATCACTGCAAATGCAACGAG TCAGAATGAAGAGCACTCCGGATTAAGTAATCTCTACAGTATAAAAGGGATTGACGTCAAGTACATCATTTTTGTGACACTAGAAAG CTCCCAAAGCTACAGCAATTTCACTTTTGGAAATGATGATTTGCAGAAACCAGTCCTACAGAAACTTGTG GTTACAAATGACATTAGAGCTCTGACTTTCACTACAGTCATCAGGGTACCCGTGCAACTCGGTGACAGGAACATCTGGGCAGATTCAACCAATTTGCAG ATTCCAGACTGCcacagagatgatgatgaggagccTGTCCTCACAGATTTTGTCACTGAGattcagaaaacaaagagagtG GACTGCACTGTAGCCAAGTGTGGTGTGTTCAAATGCAGCAAGTTTATGCAAGGGACAGAGAGTAAAACGTACAGCATCTCTGCCAACCTTAGTTCTGGCTGGATACAGCAG ATTGGACTAAAATCTGCAAAATTCCTCTTGACCAGCACCGCCAGTCTGGACTATGACACTAAGCGGTACATTATCTTTTCTGCTGGGTCGAATAACAATACTTCCATTCGCAAG ATTGAAGCAGAGGTAGAGGTGTATCCTCTCCCAGACTTTACGCAAGCAATTATTGGAGGATCACTGGGAGGACTAGCTCTGCTGGTATTAATCACAACAGTCCTATATAAG GTTGGATTTTTTAAGAGTAAATACAAACAAATGCTTGATGACACTGCGGGAGAAGCAGGAAATCCTGAAGCAGGAGACTAA
- the aldoab gene encoding aldolase a, fructose-bisphosphate, b, translating into MPHAYPFLTPEQKKELSDIAHKIVATGKGILAADESTGSVAKRFQSINAENTEENRRLYRQLLFTADDRINPCIGGVILFHETMYQKTDGGKPFPQYLKERGMVVGIKVDKGVVPLAGTNGETTTQGLDGLYERCAQYKKDGADFAKWRCVLKITPTTPSKLAILENANVLARYASICQMHGIVPIVEPEILPDGDHDLKRCQYVTEKVLAAVYKALSDHHVYLEGTLLKPNMVTAGHSCSHKYSNQEIAMATVTALRRTVPPAVPGITFLSGGQSEEEASINLNAMNQCPLHRPWALTFSYGRALQASALKAWGGKKENGKACQEEFIKRALANNQACQGKYASSGASAAGGESLFVANHAY; encoded by the exons ATGCCTCATGCATACCCCTTCCTCACTCCTGAACAGAAGAAGGAGCTCAGTGATATTGCTCATAAGATCGTCGCTACCGGCAAGGGAATCCTTGCTGCAGATGAATCCACTG GCAGCGTAGCTAAGCGCTTTCAGAGCATCAATGCTGAGAACACTGAGGAGAACAGGAGGCTGTACCGCCAGCTCCTCTTCACCGCTGATGATCGCATCAACCCATGCATTGGTGGCGTCATCCTCTTCCATGAGACCATGTACCAGAAAACCGATGGTGGTAAGCCTTTTCCCCAGTACCTCAAGGAGAGAGGCATGGTCGTGGGCATCAAGGTGGACAAAGGTGTTGTCCCACTGGCTGGAACCAATGGCGAGACTACTACCCAGG GTTTGGACGGGCTGTATGAGAGATGTGCCCAGTACAAGAAGGATGGTGCTGACTTTGCCAAGTGGCGCTGTGTGCTGAAgatcacccccaccaccccttcAAAACTGGCCATCTTGGAGAACGCCAATGTCCTGGCCCGCTATGCCAGCATTTGCCAGATG CATGGCATTGTCCCCATTGTCGAACCTGAGATTCTTCCTGATGGTGACCATGATCTGAAGCGCTGCCAGTACGTTACCGAGAAGGTCTTGGCTGCAGTCTACAAGGCTCTGTCTGACCACCACGTCTACCTGGAGGGTACACTGCTCAAGCCCAATATGGTCACTGCCGGACACTCCTGCTCCCACAAATACAGCAACCAGGAGATCGCAATGGCCACTGTTACTGCCCTGCGCCGTACCGTGCCCCCTGCAGTCCCTG GCATTACCTTCCTGTCTGGTGgtcagagtgaggaggaggccTCCATCAACCTGAACGCCATGAATCAGTGCCCTCTGCACAGGCCTTGGGCCCTGACCTTTTCATATGGTCGTGCCCTGCAGGCTTCTGCCCTTAAAGCCTGGGGTGGCAAGAAAGAGAATGGAAAGGCATGCCAGGAAGAGTTCATTAAGAGGGCTCTG GCCAACAACCAGGCTTGCCAGGGTAAGTATGCCTCCTCTGGCGCTAGCGCTGCCGGTGGAGAATCACTGTTCGTGGCGAACCACGCTTACTAA